Proteins from a single region of Candidatus Zixiibacteriota bacterium:
- the recN gene encoding DNA repair protein RecN, with translation MLYTLRIKNFAIVESLEIPFEGGLSVFTGETGAGKTILVEAIRFLLGGRTGVEMVRTGADGAVVEAQFDAVKNAPVAGIDADAIAVPFWLRRELSPTGTARAFLNNRQITRTALQALGEHLADLCGQHQHQVLLDPERHVEWLDRYAGNGDWLAELATEWTALAEARRRQIALAVTLTERRRQEELRRFQLTELRAANVQPDEDERLRTEATVLKNARRLAEAAESALTALTEDEQATETVLGRLRREAENCRSLDPRWEMILEPLTAALDATTETIRALAAYREQLTFDPTRLDQIESRLAELHRLKSKYGGSCASVGEALLRLEGEEHDNDSLERQIAQSRESVLAGEREVLRLATELTAGRRDAALALGKTVTAAIARLGMAGARIDVELTPHTDGELAITTGQGTVHIHADGAERARFLFEANPREGFKPLDKIASGGELSRLLLAFKSITAAPGDATLSIFDEIDAGLGGQTAHMVAEQIHTLARTSQVFLISHLQQLAAVADQHYRITKKTIGGRARVSITRLDEEERVRELARMVAGDAVTERTLQFASELTQPRPSPRKRR, from the coding sequence ATGCTGTACACCCTCCGCATCAAGAACTTCGCGATCGTCGAATCGCTGGAAATCCCATTCGAGGGCGGCCTGAGCGTCTTCACCGGCGAGACTGGGGCTGGGAAGACGATTCTGGTTGAGGCGATCCGTTTTCTCCTCGGGGGCAGGACCGGCGTCGAGATGGTTCGTACCGGCGCCGACGGGGCAGTGGTCGAGGCGCAGTTCGACGCCGTGAAGAACGCGCCTGTCGCCGGGATCGATGCCGATGCCATCGCCGTGCCGTTCTGGCTGCGACGCGAGTTGTCGCCGACTGGCACGGCGCGCGCCTTCCTGAACAACCGTCAGATCACCCGCACCGCGCTGCAGGCACTCGGCGAGCATCTGGCCGATCTCTGCGGCCAGCACCAGCACCAGGTGCTCCTCGATCCCGAACGGCATGTCGAATGGCTCGATCGCTATGCGGGCAATGGCGATTGGCTCGCGGAACTGGCGACGGAATGGACCGCGCTCGCTGAGGCGCGTCGCCGTCAGATCGCGCTCGCCGTGACGCTGACCGAACGACGCCGCCAGGAAGAACTACGTCGCTTTCAGTTGACAGAACTGCGTGCCGCCAATGTGCAGCCGGACGAGGACGAGCGACTCAGGACGGAGGCAACGGTCTTGAAGAACGCCCGCCGTCTCGCTGAAGCCGCCGAGTCGGCGCTGACCGCTTTAACTGAAGACGAGCAAGCCACGGAGACCGTCTTGGGCCGTCTGCGACGCGAGGCGGAGAATTGCCGTTCACTCGATCCTCGCTGGGAGATGATCCTCGAACCGCTCACCGCCGCGCTCGATGCCACCACTGAGACCATTCGCGCCCTCGCGGCCTATCGTGAGCAGTTGACCTTCGACCCGACCCGGCTCGATCAGATCGAATCCCGTCTGGCCGAGTTGCACCGACTGAAGAGCAAGTATGGCGGTTCGTGTGCATCGGTGGGTGAAGCGCTGCTCCGGCTCGAAGGCGAAGAACATGACAACGACTCGCTCGAACGGCAGATTGCGCAAAGCAGGGAGTCCGTGCTGGCAGGGGAACGGGAAGTCCTGCGACTGGCAACCGAACTCACCGCGGGTCGTCGCGATGCCGCCTTGGCCCTCGGCAAGACGGTAACGGCCGCCATCGCGCGGCTCGGCATGGCCGGAGCACGCATCGACGTGGAGCTCACGCCGCACACGGACGGAGAGCTCGCGATCACGACCGGACAGGGGACCGTTCACATCCATGCCGACGGTGCCGAGCGGGCACGGTTCCTTTTCGAGGCCAATCCGCGCGAGGGATTCAAGCCGCTCGACAAGATCGCCTCGGGCGGCGAGTTGTCGCGTCTCCTGTTGGCATTCAAGTCGATCACCGCAGCACCCGGCGATGCCACCTTGTCGATCTTCGATGAAATCGACGCCGGTCTTGGCGGTCAGACCGCCCACATGGTCGCGGAACAAATCCACACCCTGGCCCGCACGTCACAGGTCTTTCTCATCAGCCACCTGCAGCAATTGGCGGCGGTCGCCGATCAGCACTACCGCATCACCAAGAAGACTATCGGTGGACGTGCGCGTGTATCGATCACACGCCTCGACGAGGAAGAACGTGTCCGTGAACTCGCTCGCATGGTCGCCGGCGATGCGGTCACCGAACGAACGCTCCAGTTCGCATCGGAGTTGACGCAGCCGCGCCCCTCGCCCCGCAAGCGACGGTAG
- a CDS encoding T9SS type A sorting domain-containing protein has protein sequence MRKAIVVTLLLTFGIAVAPGSAFAQTTDAVENGVVVTGDLPDWPTSRPRAIDAVPNSDVFINFDDTVRPCLFVQTVALRNEYAGQEVRFMGPGGKDGGAVLDDCGNFHVNGYSQPNFLAFNCNAFLSDSGVPRGPEVLMFSRPVRRASALVGSNTDAGKTLHFIARNSSGVAVDSGSIVLSANLQPIEVQSNGGISTFVIDLAGVCVWVLDDLSFDFLPTLTIDIDILPRACPNLISPPLREMDLVSLRPMSARAMPPLPALPVAVLGSENFDAHCLDSGSIRLEGMAPFKYEYRDIARPLVSRESGKCECTDRGPDGYDDMVFYFDRAKLMEMLGPWNEGEVRTLALTARTCTQMPAVGQDCVVYKHLGVRNLAGAEAMAPFGLGTNIPNPFNAATTITYSLADDGPVRLDVFDVLGRRVTTLVDRFESAGPHEVSWTGRDERGQTVASGMYFYRLIAGGTSDTKKMVLLK, from the coding sequence ATGCGAAAGGCGATTGTGGTCACTCTGCTTCTCACGTTCGGCATCGCGGTGGCGCCCGGATCGGCGTTCGCCCAAACAACGGATGCCGTGGAAAACGGCGTGGTTGTCACCGGGGATCTCCCGGATTGGCCGACGAGCCGGCCGCGCGCGATTGACGCAGTTCCCAACAGCGACGTGTTCATCAATTTCGATGACACGGTGAGGCCGTGCCTCTTTGTCCAGACTGTGGCGCTGCGCAATGAGTACGCCGGTCAGGAAGTCCGATTCATGGGTCCGGGCGGGAAGGATGGTGGGGCTGTTCTGGATGATTGCGGCAACTTCCACGTCAATGGGTACTCACAGCCCAATTTCCTGGCGTTCAACTGTAATGCGTTCCTGAGCGACAGCGGCGTGCCGCGCGGACCGGAGGTACTGATGTTCTCCCGGCCTGTGCGCAGGGCCTCGGCCCTCGTGGGCAGCAACACCGATGCGGGGAAGACACTCCATTTCATCGCGCGCAATTCCAGCGGCGTGGCCGTGGATTCGGGCAGCATCGTGCTGAGCGCGAACCTTCAGCCGATTGAAGTGCAATCCAACGGTGGGATATCCACGTTTGTGATTGATCTCGCAGGGGTCTGCGTGTGGGTCCTTGATGATCTCAGCTTCGACTTCCTGCCGACGCTGACCATCGACATCGACATCCTGCCGAGGGCATGCCCGAACCTGATCAGCCCGCCGTTGCGGGAGATGGACCTGGTGAGCTTGCGACCGATGTCGGCCAGGGCGATGCCCCCGCTGCCGGCTCTCCCGGTCGCCGTACTGGGGAGCGAGAACTTCGATGCCCACTGTCTCGACTCGGGATCGATCCGTCTGGAAGGGATGGCGCCATTCAAATACGAGTATCGCGACATTGCCCGCCCGCTGGTCTCGCGCGAGTCGGGAAAGTGCGAATGCACGGATCGGGGTCCGGATGGCTATGACGACATGGTGTTCTATTTCGACCGCGCCAAGCTGATGGAGATGCTCGGACCGTGGAACGAAGGCGAGGTGCGGACCCTGGCGCTCACCGCGCGGACCTGCACGCAGATGCCGGCGGTCGGCCAGGATTGCGTTGTGTACAAGCACCTCGGCGTGCGCAATCTCGCGGGGGCCGAGGCCATGGCGCCGTTTGGGCTGGGGACCAACATCCCGAATCCCTTCAATGCCGCGACGACCATCACCTATTCACTGGCGGACGACGGTCCGGTGCGGCTGGATGTGTTCGATGTCCTCGGGCGGCGGGTAACGACACTCGTCGACCGGTTTGAGAGCGCCGGACCGCACGAGGTCTCATGGACCGGCCGTGATGAGCGCGGGCAGACAGTGGCATCGGGGATGTACTTCTATCGTCTCATCGCCGGCGGCACGAGCGACACGAAGAAGATGGTGTTGCTGAAGTAG
- the der gene encoding ribosome biogenesis GTPase Der encodes MSLPIVCIIGRPNVGKSTLFNRILRRRQAVVDPTPGVTRDRHYAVAEWAGRSFALVDTGGLILQSDEEMTRAIADQARLAIEEADLVLLILDGTVTVHPDDAAIARLVLRSGKPSVMAINKIDDERRDADVYEFARLGPIEPIGISAMNGRAIGDLLDLVITALPPMPEPMEAPDAPIHLAIVGRPNVGKSSLVNRLLGASRMIVSPVPGTTRDAVDTALESDGRQFVLIDTGGLRKAARVTDQIEFYTALRSIRAIQRADVVCVLLDASQELSVQDLRIATMAADSGCGVFFGVNKWDLIEKDTDTAGAYAKDLQARAQTFGWVPVLFLSALTGQRAARTLEFAATIAAERLRHIPTPELNQTVLADITAKPPPAVKGRFIKIHYVTQAPEPPPTFVIFGNHPELIGAPYERYVINRLRERYGFAGVPIRLRWRKRGR; translated from the coding sequence ATGTCTCTGCCTATTGTCTGCATCATCGGCCGCCCCAATGTGGGCAAGTCGACCTTGTTCAACCGCATCCTGCGCCGCAGGCAGGCGGTGGTCGATCCCACTCCGGGGGTGACCCGCGACCGTCACTATGCCGTGGCCGAGTGGGCCGGGCGGAGCTTCGCGCTCGTCGACACCGGCGGACTGATCCTGCAATCCGATGAAGAAATGACGCGCGCCATCGCGGATCAGGCCCGTCTCGCCATCGAGGAAGCCGATCTGGTCCTGCTCATCCTCGATGGTACCGTGACCGTTCATCCCGACGATGCCGCCATTGCCCGCTTGGTCCTGCGCTCGGGCAAGCCGTCGGTCATGGCAATCAACAAGATCGATGACGAGCGCCGCGACGCCGACGTCTATGAATTCGCCCGCTTGGGACCGATCGAACCGATCGGAATCTCGGCGATGAATGGCCGTGCCATCGGCGATCTGCTCGACTTGGTCATAACGGCACTTCCACCCATGCCGGAGCCGATGGAGGCACCCGATGCACCGATCCACCTGGCGATTGTGGGCCGTCCCAATGTCGGGAAATCATCGCTGGTCAACCGCCTGCTCGGTGCCTCACGCATGATCGTCTCTCCGGTCCCCGGCACCACGCGCGATGCGGTCGACACGGCGCTGGAGTCCGACGGTCGGCAATTCGTGTTGATCGACACCGGCGGCTTGCGCAAGGCGGCGCGCGTGACCGATCAAATCGAATTCTACACGGCGCTACGCAGCATCCGCGCCATCCAGCGCGCCGACGTCGTCTGTGTTCTCCTCGATGCTTCGCAGGAGCTCTCGGTGCAGGACCTGAGGATCGCGACGATGGCCGCCGACTCCGGCTGCGGCGTCTTCTTCGGCGTGAACAAATGGGACCTGATCGAAAAGGACACGGACACCGCCGGAGCCTACGCGAAGGACTTGCAGGCCCGGGCGCAGACATTCGGCTGGGTTCCGGTGCTCTTTCTCTCCGCGCTGACCGGACAGCGCGCCGCCCGAACCCTGGAGTTTGCCGCCACCATCGCCGCCGAACGTTTACGACACATTCCCACACCGGAACTGAATCAGACCGTCCTTGCCGACATCACAGCCAAACCGCCGCCGGCCGTCAAGGGTCGGTTCATCAAGATTCACTACGTCACCCAAGCCCCCGAGCCGCCGCCGACGTTCGTTATCTTCGGGAACCACCCGGAGTTGATCGGAGCACCGTACGAGCGCTATGTGATCAACCGTCTGCGCGAGCGATACGGCTTTGCCGGCGTGCCGATCCGCCTACGCTGGCGCAAGAGGGGAAGATGA
- a CDS encoding DUF6504 family protein — MAAQFIGEKIEVETGGRAIEPVSMSWRGARYHITEIVTTWHDWGFPSGAKQRDWRTRRHRNYFRVRTDAGDIFEIYLDRSRGPGEWFLYQRLGDEAAS; from the coding sequence ATGGCCGCGCAATTCATCGGCGAGAAGATTGAGGTCGAGACCGGTGGGAGAGCTATCGAGCCGGTGTCGATGAGCTGGCGGGGCGCCCGCTACCACATCACCGAGATCGTCACGACCTGGCATGATTGGGGATTCCCCTCCGGCGCCAAGCAGCGCGACTGGCGTACCCGCCGCCACCGGAACTACTTTCGCGTCCGCACCGATGCGGGCGATATCTTCGAGATCTATCTCGATCGTTCCCGGGGCCCGGGGGAGTGGTTTCTGTACCAGCGGCTCGGGGATGAGGCGGCATCGTGA
- the plsY gene encoding glycerol-3-phosphate 1-O-acyltransferase PlsY, whose amino-acid sequence MVLALAILLSYLAGSIPAAVWIGRMVRGIDIRQHGSGNAGATNAARVLGVPWGILVGVIDVFKGFAPVFWLGPMAAAGSGLGTAETRLILGIAAIVGHLYPIFAAFRGGKGVLTALGVFAALLPLEAAIATGVWVIVFALTRIVSVGSLVAVTAFVGAVLIRRFVLHVPIPNALVVAALLVAALVFFTHRSNLRRLRHGDEARFGRRQDGP is encoded by the coding sequence ATGGTTCTGGCGCTGGCGATTCTGCTCTCATATTTGGCGGGATCGATTCCGGCCGCCGTGTGGATCGGCCGCATGGTGCGCGGCATCGATATCCGTCAACATGGCTCCGGCAATGCGGGGGCGACCAATGCCGCGCGCGTCCTGGGCGTTCCCTGGGGCATTCTCGTCGGGGTGATCGACGTGTTCAAGGGTTTTGCCCCGGTCTTTTGGCTCGGACCCATGGCCGCCGCAGGCAGTGGACTTGGCACAGCCGAAACACGACTGATACTGGGGATCGCGGCGATCGTCGGTCATTTGTATCCGATCTTCGCCGCCTTCCGCGGCGGCAAGGGTGTCCTCACCGCACTCGGTGTGTTCGCCGCGCTTCTGCCGTTGGAAGCCGCCATCGCCACTGGTGTGTGGGTGATCGTCTTCGCGCTCACGCGCATCGTCTCGGTCGGGTCGCTGGTAGCTGTGACGGCATTTGTCGGCGCCGTCCTGATCCGGCGCTTCGTGTTGCATGTACCGATCCCCAATGCGCTGGTCGTGGCTGCGTTGCTGGTCGCCGCGCTGGTGTTCTTCACGCACAGATCCAATCTCCGTCGCCTGAGACACGGTGATGAGGCACGATTCGGCCGCCGCCAGGACGGTCCCTGA
- a CDS encoding NAD(P)/FAD-dependent oxidoreductase codes for MNLPRTADIAIIGAGAAGLAAAISAGEAAGRDVSIVLLESAQRPGAKILVSGGGRCNVTNQHVTPDDFYGGPRPTIRKVLGAFDDKQTIAWFTSLGVPLKLESSGKYFPSSNRARDVLDALLHRVHQIGIPLVPGTPVTDIRLSPDGFELRMVRSPTAPSPVHGAMCARRLIVATGGLAFPKSGSDGAGLAWMRRLGHTIIPTTPALTPLILKKSTDLGGRLSQFSGVSFDARLRLYQETQAWPRRKLAQVEGPVLLTHFGISGPATLDLSRHWLRAAHDDPAGRLRLYLGVLPLATTDAADAWLREQGTDHPRRQISTTLRDILPVRLAEAFAAEVGRETPLSQLDRKARRRLAETLTMLELPVVGTRGYTHAEATAGGIDLREIDARTMESRLVPGLYLCGEILDVDGRIGGFNFQWAWSSGHVAGRGAVASL; via the coding sequence GTGAATCTGCCTCGCACGGCCGACATCGCGATCATCGGCGCTGGGGCCGCCGGTCTGGCCGCGGCGATTTCGGCCGGTGAGGCGGCTGGCAGGGATGTTTCTATAGTCCTCCTGGAAAGCGCGCAACGCCCCGGCGCCAAAATCCTCGTCAGCGGCGGCGGCCGCTGCAATGTCACCAACCAGCATGTCACCCCCGACGATTTCTACGGCGGCCCACGGCCGACCATCCGCAAGGTCCTGGGCGCATTCGATGACAAGCAGACGATCGCCTGGTTTACCTCGCTGGGCGTCCCACTGAAACTCGAATCATCCGGGAAGTACTTCCCATCGTCGAATCGGGCACGCGATGTCCTCGATGCCCTCTTGCATCGCGTCCATCAGATCGGCATCCCCTTGGTCCCCGGCACACCCGTCACTGACATTCGTCTCTCTCCCGATGGCTTCGAACTACGCATGGTGCGGTCCCCCACAGCGCCATCGCCTGTGCACGGCGCTATGTGCGCACGCCGTCTGATCGTCGCCACCGGAGGCCTGGCGTTCCCGAAATCGGGAAGCGACGGCGCCGGTCTCGCTTGGATGCGTCGCCTCGGCCACACGATCATTCCCACCACGCCGGCACTCACGCCTCTGATTCTCAAGAAGAGCACCGATCTCGGCGGACGTCTCTCCCAGTTCAGCGGCGTCTCATTCGACGCTCGTTTGCGCCTCTACCAGGAGACACAGGCATGGCCGCGGCGGAAGTTGGCCCAAGTCGAGGGACCGGTCTTACTCACGCACTTTGGGATCAGCGGACCGGCCACGCTCGATCTCTCCCGACACTGGCTACGTGCCGCTCACGATGATCCTGCTGGCCGCCTGCGCCTATACCTTGGCGTCTTGCCGCTGGCTACCACCGACGCGGCCGACGCCTGGCTCCGCGAGCAGGGGACCGACCATCCACGACGACAGATCTCCACAACGCTCCGAGACATCCTCCCCGTGCGTCTCGCCGAAGCCTTCGCCGCCGAAGTCGGACGGGAAACTCCCCTCTCTCAACTCGATCGCAAGGCCCGACGCCGCCTGGCAGAAACCCTTACGATGCTTGAACTCCCGGTGGTCGGAACACGCGGTTACACGCATGCCGAGGCCACGGCAGGGGGCATCGATCTGCGCGAGATCGATGCCCGCACGATGGAGTCGCGCCTTGTGCCCGGTCTGTACCTCTGCGGCGAAATCCTCGACGTCGACGGCCGCATTGGTGGATTCAACTTCCAGTGGGCCTGGTCGAGCGGGCACGTCGCCGGACGAGGCGCCGTCGCTTCGCTGTAA